From one Deinococcus detaillensis genomic stretch:
- a CDS encoding transcriptional regulator produces the protein MKPSLASLTVLLSGLAAAQTATPPSDMDTLLSALNKSLRFAVRGETSITVIFPPRDPPVRQAQSLPPIKVYPKLLRQNFMVKREAAETVAGRSTQVFSLTPKLGAAASWRVWVDVSWNVPLAYEERSADGSLARRAELLSAVKLQKRAAPIKAELLAGLPQALSLALPGLNLPAGFVAAGVGQRKTGTQLNLSDGINVVALVMAPKGVKAAAGVASRKVGDSFVWLVGNLDTGVLKTSLSSVKRSDPGPLGTFLPPSDSNP, from the coding sequence GTGAAGCCCAGCCTCGCTTCGCTGACTGTACTCTTGAGCGGGTTGGCCGCCGCTCAAACCGCGACCCCGCCCAGCGATATGGACACCCTGCTGAGCGCCCTCAACAAAAGTCTCAGGTTTGCGGTGCGGGGCGAGACCAGCATCACGGTCATTTTTCCGCCGCGTGATCCGCCGGTTCGTCAGGCCCAGAGTCTGCCGCCGATCAAGGTGTATCCCAAGCTGCTGCGGCAAAACTTCATGGTGAAGCGGGAAGCCGCTGAAACGGTAGCGGGCCGCTCGACCCAGGTCTTTAGCCTCACGCCCAAACTCGGCGCGGCGGCAAGCTGGCGCGTCTGGGTGGACGTGAGCTGGAATGTGCCGCTGGCCTACGAGGAGCGCAGCGCGGACGGCAGCTTGGCCCGCCGCGCCGAGCTGCTGAGCGCCGTCAAGTTGCAAAAACGCGCCGCCCCCATCAAAGCAGAACTGCTGGCCGGTTTGCCGCAGGCGCTGAGCCTGGCCCTGCCCGGGTTGAACTTACCAGCGGGCTTTGTGGCGGCGGGCGTGGGCCAGCGTAAAACGGGCACGCAGCTCAACCTCAGCGACGGCATCAATGTGGTGGCTTTGGTGATGGCCCCCAAAGGCGTCAAGGCGGCGGCGGGCGTGGCCTCGCGCAAGGTTGGGGACAGCTTCGTGTGGCTGGTCGGCAACCTCGACACGGGCGTTCTCAAGACTTCGCTGAGCAGCGTCAAGCGCAGTGACCCTGGCCCGCTGGGAACTTTTTTGCCGCCGAGCGACTCCAATCCCTAG
- a CDS encoding APH(3') family aminoglycoside O-phosphotransferase: protein MLNSPPELSLPTELKRVLPAARWQDVSGDSGAWVWQSQKYVVKVQPLGRLESLRTEQTKLRWLSGRLPVPQIVGYATDEQSEYLATARLPGLPMHHPDALLHALRNADLLARALRELHSLPIRECPFNQSLALKLRQARERAELGLVDETDFDAERLGQLGLGQLRVGQSAEQVLKYLVKSRPATEDVVVTHGDACLPNFLVSGEVVEGLIDVGRLGIADRHQDLALAQRSLIRNAGDEAAEHFLDVYGRQWVDASKLAYYQILDELF, encoded by the coding sequence GTGCTGAACTCCCCGCCTGAACTGAGCTTGCCCACCGAACTGAAAAGGGTGCTGCCCGCCGCCCGCTGGCAAGACGTGTCGGGCGATTCGGGAGCGTGGGTGTGGCAAAGTCAAAAGTACGTGGTCAAGGTGCAGCCGCTTGGACGGCTCGAAAGCCTGCGAACCGAGCAGACCAAACTGCGCTGGCTCTCGGGCCGCTTGCCGGTGCCGCAGATTGTCGGGTACGCCACCGACGAGCAAAGTGAGTACCTCGCCACCGCCCGGTTGCCCGGTTTGCCGATGCACCACCCCGACGCCCTGCTGCACGCGCTCCGCAACGCTGACTTGCTGGCCCGCGCTCTCCGGGAGCTTCATAGCTTACCCATCCGCGAATGCCCCTTTAACCAAAGTCTGGCGCTCAAGCTGCGCCAAGCCCGCGAACGGGCGGAGCTGGGCTTGGTGGACGAAACAGACTTTGATGCTGAGCGGCTGGGTCAGTTGGGACTGGGTCAATTGAGGGTGGGCCAATCGGCAGAACAAGTCCTCAAGTATTTGGTCAAATCGCGGCCCGCCACCGAAGATGTGGTCGTCACACACGGCGACGCTTGCTTGCCCAATTTTTTGGTGTCGGGCGAAGTGGTCGAAGGCCTGATTGACGTGGGCCGCCTCGGCATCGCGGATCGCCACCAGGATTTGGCACTGGCCCAGCGCAGCCTGATCCGCAACGCGGGCGATGAGGCCGCCGAACACTTTTTGGACGTTTACGGGCGGCAGTGGGTGGACGCAAGCAAGCTGGCGTATTACCAAATTTTAGACGAATTGTTTTGA
- a CDS encoding S8 family serine peptidase, with translation MNLKRGMLLLGAALSVASVTDASAGRLSASLLAKARAGDNTPTGVIVRFSVSNNAQGRQVFKNLRVQLQSSLAKLGPAAGFVTDALKKNGAELWLDQSIYLKLSPVQARVLSSLPIVDEIFENFKVQIPKAQALSAASAPTGVPYHLQAIGAKEAQAAGFKGQGVRIGHLDTGIDPNSPEYKGKILNYAEFNEDGDRVQSSQPHDSAQHGTHTAGLLVGNTVGVAPDAKLISALVLPDGSGTFAQVIAGMQWVLDPDNNADTNDGANVVSMSLGLPGTYQEFVLPVQNMLKAGVVPVFAIGNFGPTASSTGSPGNIPDVIGVGAVDKDGNVASFSSRGPVAWTGAYSGVFTKPDIAAPGVAITSSFPGGGYGSLSGSSQAAPIAAGAVAVMLGAKPGTSVDAIKQALYSSASNNGQKNNNTGYGEISLPKALGKLGVNVSAPAPAPAPTPAPTPAPTPTPAPTPTPAPAPAPTPTPTPAPTPTPAPTPTPTPPPANTNNVVPPVGYTFCAPEGGACNFSGERLAAFGANGRYLSGTATDGFKCTVAEWGSDPVPGAAKACFLKPAANTAPAPAPAPAPTPAPKPPTSGKKPSVLLVDDDLGQGPDVTAALRDAVKANASGAFRWDVQTQGAVPLSEMKKYDVVLWLSGEQYSNTVTAADQQNLQQYLTGGGRLILSGQDIGYDIGATSFYRDVLKTQFISDSSGTPKFVTSGVLGNVAYTLNADGSAKNQVYPDVISDIGSGVVAGSYGSAGATAGTLQAQSIQGDSNRSRVQAKSSKPSPVRAQSAGQDAGAIVLNDAGRYRTATMGFGLEGLSPAARSSLLKATFEWLMR, from the coding sequence ATGAATCTTAAACGCGGAATGCTTCTTCTCGGTGCGGCGCTCTCGGTGGCGAGCGTGACCGACGCCTCGGCGGGCCGGCTCTCAGCCTCGCTCCTTGCCAAAGCCCGTGCGGGCGACAATACCCCCACCGGTGTGATCGTGCGCTTCAGCGTGTCCAACAACGCTCAGGGCCGCCAAGTCTTCAAGAACTTGCGTGTTCAGCTTCAAAGCAGCCTCGCCAAGCTGGGGCCAGCAGCGGGCTTTGTCACCGACGCCCTGAAGAAAAACGGCGCGGAGTTGTGGCTCGATCAGTCGATTTACCTCAAGCTCTCGCCGGTGCAGGCTCGTGTGCTCTCCAGCTTGCCGATCGTGGACGAGATTTTCGAGAATTTCAAAGTGCAGATTCCCAAAGCGCAGGCGCTCAGTGCGGCCAGTGCGCCGACAGGTGTGCCGTACCACCTTCAGGCCATCGGCGCAAAAGAAGCTCAGGCGGCTGGCTTCAAGGGGCAGGGCGTGCGCATCGGGCACCTTGACACCGGCATCGATCCCAACTCGCCCGAATACAAAGGCAAGATTCTCAATTACGCCGAGTTCAATGAAGACGGCGACAGGGTTCAGAGCAGTCAGCCGCACGACAGCGCCCAGCACGGCACCCACACGGCGGGCCTGCTGGTGGGCAACACGGTGGGTGTGGCTCCCGACGCCAAGCTGATCAGCGCTCTGGTGTTGCCGGACGGCTCCGGCACTTTTGCACAGGTCATTGCCGGAATGCAGTGGGTGCTCGACCCCGACAACAACGCCGACACCAACGACGGCGCGAACGTGGTCAGCATGAGCCTCGGTCTGCCCGGCACTTATCAGGAATTCGTCTTGCCAGTTCAGAACATGCTCAAGGCCGGCGTGGTTCCGGTGTTTGCTATCGGTAACTTCGGCCCCACTGCCAGCAGCACCGGCAGCCCCGGCAACATTCCCGACGTGATCGGCGTGGGCGCGGTGGACAAAGACGGCAACGTGGCTTCGTTCAGCAGCCGTGGCCCGGTGGCCTGGACAGGCGCGTACAGCGGCGTGTTTACCAAGCCCGACATCGCCGCGCCGGGTGTGGCGATTACCAGCAGCTTTCCCGGCGGCGGCTACGGCTCGCTCTCCGGCTCCTCGCAGGCCGCTCCCATCGCGGCGGGCGCGGTGGCTGTGATGCTGGGGGCCAAGCCCGGCACCAGCGTGGACGCCATCAAGCAGGCGCTGTATTCGAGCGCTTCCAACAACGGCCAGAAAAACAACAACACCGGCTACGGCGAAATCAGCTTGCCCAAAGCGCTGGGCAAGCTGGGCGTGAATGTCTCGGCCCCGGCTCCTGCGCCGGCTCCAACTCCCGCGCCTACGCCCGCCCCCACGCCGACTCCAGCACCCACGCCCACTCCTGCTCCGGCCCCAGCGCCAACACCCACACCGACGCCCGCTCCAACGCCGACGCCTGCACCCACTCCAACCCCCACGCCGCCTCCGGCCAACACCAACAACGTGGTGCCGCCGGTCGGCTACACCTTCTGCGCTCCTGAGGGCGGAGCCTGCAACTTCAGCGGCGAGCGCCTGGCCGCTTTCGGCGCAAATGGACGCTACCTCTCCGGCACCGCCACTGACGGCTTCAAATGCACGGTGGCCGAGTGGGGATCTGATCCGGTGCCCGGCGCGGCCAAAGCCTGCTTCCTGAAACCCGCTGCCAACACCGCTCCTGCTCCGGCCCCAGCACCCGCACCGACGCCCGCGCCCAAGCCGCCGACCTCCGGCAAAAAGCCCAGCGTGCTGCTGGTCGATGATGATCTCGGCCAAGGCCCCGACGTGACGGCGGCCCTGCGCGACGCGGTGAAAGCCAACGCCTCAGGCGCGTTTCGCTGGGACGTGCAGACCCAGGGCGCAGTGCCGCTGAGCGAAATGAAAAAGTACGACGTGGTGCTGTGGCTCAGCGGTGAGCAGTACAGCAACACCGTCACGGCCGCTGATCAGCAGAACTTGCAGCAGTATCTGACGGGCGGCGGCAGATTGATCCTTAGCGGCCAAGACATCGGCTACGACATCGGCGCGACCAGCTTTTACCGTGACGTGCTCAAGACCCAGTTCATCTCCGACTCGTCCGGCACGCCCAAATTTGTCACCAGCGGTGTGTTGGGCAACGTGGCCTACACCCTCAACGCCGACGGCAGCGCCAAAAACCAGGTTTACCCCGACGTGATCTCCGACATCGGCAGCGGCGTGGTGGCCGGCTCTTACGGCAGCGCTGGAGCCACCGCTGGCACACTTCAGGCCCAAAGCATTCAGGGTGACAGCAACCGCAGCCGCGTTCAGGCCAAGAGCAGCAAACCCTCACCGGTGCGTGCCCAATCGGCGGGCCAAGATGCCGGGGCCATCGTGCTCAACGACGCAGGGCGCTACCGCACCGCCACCATGGGATTTGGATTGGAAGGCCTCTCGCCCGCTGCCCGTTCCAGCCTCCTCAAAGCGACTTTCGAGTGGTTGATGCGCTGA
- a CDS encoding RNA polymerase sigma factor: protein MDDYTDEQLIRLAHSDTAAFETLLRRHAAAVHRLAASVVGSSSADDVVQEVFVSVHKNLGSFRGDAKFSTWLHRITLNACSAALRKKQPDALDDWPEPAAHHDPARSTEQAQLRELLAWAMQQLPEGVREAVTLRELAGLDYSEIAEVLGVELGTVKSRISRGRATLRELIKGRWDVPQSAKHPTPKQGVKP, encoded by the coding sequence ATGGACGACTACACCGATGAACAACTCATTCGCTTGGCCCATTCCGACACGGCTGCCTTTGAGACGTTGCTGCGCCGCCACGCTGCCGCCGTTCACCGCTTGGCCGCCAGCGTGGTGGGCAGCAGCAGCGCCGACGACGTGGTGCAGGAGGTGTTTGTCAGCGTACATAAAAACCTGGGCAGCTTCCGGGGAGACGCCAAATTCAGCACCTGGCTGCACCGCATCACCCTGAATGCCTGCTCGGCGGCGCTCAGAAAAAAGCAGCCGGACGCCCTGGACGACTGGCCCGAACCCGCCGCCCACCACGACCCCGCCCGCAGCACCGAACAGGCCCAACTGCGCGAGTTGCTGGCGTGGGCCATGCAGCAACTTCCAGAAGGCGTGCGGGAGGCGGTGACTTTGCGCGAGCTGGCCGGGCTGGACTACTCGGAGATTGCCGAGGTGCTGGGCGTTGAACTCGGCACCGTCAAATCCAGAATCAGTCGGGGACGGGCAACACTGCGCGAACTTATCAAGGGGCGCTGGGACGTGCCGCAAAGCGCCAAACACCCCACGCCGAAACAAGGAGTCAAGCCATGA
- a CDS encoding sensor histidine kinase has product MTLRGRLTLFYTVLLTALLFLLAVLVLSFMQTRLIGSIKDDLEKNVFGQINRLVLPTTPFSPANPLGRLGSSGFGSDSGDTNGPTLSALRQNFPNYRIQIEGLTTSIDDIQSMMQGSPAERAAELGFMQATAAQSRLTVGIDPNAPVQLSDAEFAQLLDDPSRGLEITAPTRAAFDEPVPTQVYVRLAEVQTGYATGDNSPLTQAALIYVGRNLQPTYDTLDRLRSLMLVLFVGGLIVSSVGAYLLSGQALRPLIQVQRAAEQIGGQNLSARVPEPKTRDEVQALALALNRMLGRLEGSFEAQRRFTSDASHELRTPVTAISGHASYLLRRTNPSEGQRESLTIIRSEAERLTNLISSLLELARSDGGVMTLRRQPVLPKLLLGDIARELQPLAQAQHAELKVSGSDDALEGDPDRLKQVIINLVSNALKAGASRVELSSRLATGESGESGVQMSVSDDGPGIAPEHLERLFDRFYRVEESRSRDQGGAGLGLAIARSIVDAHGGRIWFESEVGRGTTVNVWLSKGRMALVDDDVA; this is encoded by the coding sequence CTGCTCACGGCGCTGCTGTTTTTGCTGGCGGTGTTGGTGCTCAGCTTTATGCAAACCCGCCTCATCGGCAGCATCAAAGACGACTTGGAGAAAAATGTCTTCGGCCAGATCAACCGTCTTGTTTTACCCACCACGCCGTTTAGTCCGGCCAATCCGCTCGGACGACTGGGCAGCTCGGGGTTCGGCAGCGATTCCGGCGACACCAACGGCCCCACGCTCTCAGCGCTGCGCCAGAATTTTCCCAATTACCGCATTCAAATCGAGGGGCTTACCACCAGCATCGACGACATCCAGAGCATGATGCAGGGCAGCCCCGCCGAACGCGCCGCCGAACTGGGGTTTATGCAGGCCACCGCCGCGCAAAGTCGGTTGACCGTCGGCATTGATCCCAACGCTCCGGTTCAGCTCAGTGACGCCGAGTTTGCCCAGCTCCTCGATGATCCTTCGCGCGGCCTTGAAATCACCGCGCCGACCCGAGCCGCCTTTGACGAACCGGTGCCCACCCAAGTTTATGTGCGGCTGGCCGAGGTGCAAACCGGCTACGCGACCGGCGACAATTCTCCGCTGACCCAGGCGGCGCTGATTTATGTGGGGCGCAACCTTCAGCCGACCTACGACACGCTCGACCGCCTGCGCTCGCTGATGCTGGTGTTGTTCGTGGGCGGGCTGATCGTCAGCAGCGTGGGCGCGTATCTGCTCTCGGGGCAAGCGCTCAGGCCGCTGATTCAGGTGCAGAGGGCAGCCGAGCAGATCGGCGGCCAAAACCTCAGCGCCCGCGTGCCGGAGCCCAAGACCCGCGACGAGGTGCAGGCCCTAGCGCTGGCGCTCAACCGGATGCTGGGCCGATTGGAAGGCTCATTTGAAGCTCAGCGCCGCTTTACCTCCGACGCCAGCCACGAACTGCGCACGCCGGTCACGGCCATCAGCGGCCACGCCAGTTACCTGCTGAGGCGCACCAACCCCAGCGAGGGCCAGCGCGAGAGCTTGACCATCATTCGCAGCGAGGCCGAGCGCCTCACCAACTTGATCAGCAGCCTGCTCGAACTGGCCCGCTCGGACGGCGGAGTGATGACCCTGCGCCGTCAGCCGGTGCTGCCCAAGTTGCTGCTGGGCGACATTGCCCGCGAACTCCAGCCGCTGGCTCAGGCCCAGCATGCCGAACTCAAGGTTAGCGGCAGCGACGACGCGCTCGAGGGCGATCCTGACCGGCTCAAGCAGGTGATTATCAACTTGGTCAGCAACGCGCTGAAAGCCGGAGCCAGCCGAGTGGAGCTGAGCAGCCGCTTGGCTACCGGTGAAAGCGGCGAGAGCGGCGTGCAGATGAGTGTCAGCGACGACGGCCCCGGCATTGCCCCAGAGCATTTGGAGCGGTTGTTTGACCGCTTTTACCGGGTGGAAGAATCGCGCAGCCGCGATCAGGGCGGCGCGGGGCTGGGCTTAGCGATTGCGCGCAGCATCGTGGACGCACACGGCGGGCGAATCTGGTTTGAAAGTGAGGTCGGGCGCGGCACCACCGTCAACGTCTGGCTGTCCAAAGGCCGCATGGCGCTGGTGGACGACGACGTGGCGTGA